The DNA region GTCAGTGTTTGTAACCGCCGAATGGCTGGCTCAGCGCCTCGATACCGTGATCCCTGTCGATGCCAGTTGGTTTATGCCTGATGTGTCGAGGGATAGTGCTCAAGAGTGGCAACAACGTCGGATTCCGGGGGCCGTTTTTTTTGACTTCGACACTCGTATCAAAGACCCAACGTCTAGTCTGCCCCATATGTTGCCCGATGAAGAGCGCTTCTCCCAGCATATGGGAGCGTTAGGTATTGCCTCACAAGACACCTTGGTGATGTATGACACGCACGGGCTATTTTCTGCCGCGCGGGCGTGGTGGATGTGCAAAGTGATGGGTCATCACAATGTGTTTATCCTGGATGGTGGGCTACCCGCGTGGATGGCCTCAGAGGGGGTGATTGATAATACCCCGCCGCAGCCACGTGTCGAAGCGACATATCAGACGCAGTTTAAACCGTACCGCTACATGGATGGTGCCACCTTGGCAGAGAAACTCGCTGTGATGAATGTGATTGATGTTCGTCCTGAAACGCGCTTTTATGGCGACGTCCCTGAACCGAGAGAGGGCGTTCGTAGCGGCCATATGCCTGGCGCCACGAATCTTCCCTTTGCCACGTTGACCGACCCACGAGGCTTTGTGATCAGTGAGCGTGAGGCGCGATCGACCGTGTTACCTCACTTAAGTGATACGCGGGTTAACGTAGTAAGTTGTGGCTCGGGGGTCACCGCGTGCATTTTGGCTGCTGTGGCTGAGCACTACTTCGCCTACCCTGTGGCAGTTTACGATGGGTCATGGACTGAGTGGGGTGGTCACTCACACTGGCCCGTAGTGAAAGCAGGTTAATTATCAGGCAATGACAAGAGGATGTGTCGCAAGATTGACTTGAGAGTGATCTATGTCACTATCTGACAAGTGCGCTAATGATATATCGATACACTAATTAATATTATTTTACATAGTAGTATGTTTTTTGTGCGGTCAGTCAGCCGGTTAATGGCAAATAGCGCTTGGCTTGCCATGATTAATCAACAAGCGCTTCGTGGTTATCAAGCACAAAAATACCCTGTATAGCGATGAAAATCGGAGTATCACTTGTCTCAAAATCTTGCCACCGTCAGTCAACGTGCTTTGCTACCTGAGCGTATAGCCAGCCTCATCAAGGCGCTTTCCAGTGGGGTGTACGAGCGCGAACATACCATTAAGATGTGTCTGTTGGCCGCGCTTGCCGGTGAAAGTATCTTCTTACTTGGCCCACCCGGGATTGCGAAAAGTTATATCGCTAAACGATTGATCGAAGCGTTTGATAACAGCCAGTTTTTTGAGTACTTGATGACCCGGTTTTCTACGCCGGAAGAAGTATTTGGCCCGCTCTCGATTCAGGCGCTGAAAGATGAAGGCAAATATGTACGCTTGACCGATGGCTATTTGCCGAACGCCGACGTTGTCTTCTTGGACGAAATATGGAAAGCAGGGCCGGCTATCCTCAATA from Salinivibrio kushneri includes:
- a CDS encoding rhodanese-like domain-containing protein; translation: MSVFVTAEWLAQRLDTVIPVDASWFMPDVSRDSAQEWQQRRIPGAVFFDFDTRIKDPTSSLPHMLPDEERFSQHMGALGIASQDTLVMYDTHGLFSAARAWWMCKVMGHHNVFILDGGLPAWMASEGVIDNTPPQPRVEATYQTQFKPYRYMDGATLAEKLAVMNVIDVRPETRFYGDVPEPREGVRSGHMPGATNLPFATLTDPRGFVISEREARSTVLPHLSDTRVNVVSCGSGVTACILAAVAEHYFAYPVAVYDGSWTEWGGHSHWPVVKAG